GCCACGCGGGTTTTAAACAGAAGTTGGGTCTCTGCGCCTCCTGATGCGGGAGCCTCGGGGATTCCCGGCTTCACGCTCTTCTCCTCGACTGCCAGGGCGAAGCTTCGTTGCATGTTGGTTTAGACCAGGCGGGGAGCGCGCTCTTAGGAGGGCTTGTTTTTAAATCGGCCGTTGCTTTGAATTCCTTGGGTTGGCAGTACGCGTCCTGGGGCCAATCGCAGCATCCTTACCGTGTTCGTAGCTTTGCGTTACAGGTGTAAGCTCAACTCTTCCCCATCACTTTTCGCCTGGCAGTGTTGCCTGTTAAAGGAGTATTGCCTTACTACTGTGCAAATATGCCCTTTGCTTTTTGCAAGAGTAGCAGGCGTCTGTTGCTCTCTGAAAGTGACAGCTTATGCCAAGGAGTTCTGCAGGTCTCTCGCGGCGGGGGCGTTGGGGGGGAATTTGGAGAGATTGGTGCTTCTGGGTGCTGCAGCTGATTTCTTTGTTAAGCAACGAGCTTTGTTTGAACTAAGCCTTGTGTGTCTTTTTCCTGCATTAGATTTCAGGAGCCTGGTTTGACAGTTATGGATACAACTTCTACAGGGAGACCTGATGCTTTCAAAGGGAACTCTGAGCTGTGCTTTTCGTTTGGGATCATAGCAGATATTCAATATGCTGATCTAGCGGATGGTTATGACTTCTGGGGATCCCGGAGGAGATACTACAGACACAGCCTTCATCTTCTCCAGAGTGCAGTTGATGAGTGGAATAAGGAAGGCACTCAACTTGAGTTTGTGCTGCAGCTTGGTGATATTATTGATGGTTTTAATGCTCAACATAACATATCAGAAAGTGCTCTGAGAAGAGTTATGAACGAGTTTAAAAAGCTTAGTGTCCCAGTCCATCACACATGGGGAAATCATGAATTGTACAACTTTACTAGAGACTATTTAATGCAATCTGAACTTAACAGCAAGTGTTTAGAAGATCAGCACTTCCTTGGCTCTGGGGCCTGGGGCCAGGTCTCTCCTGGAGACACAGCTGCAGAACATTACTATGCTTATCACTTTAGCCCAGTCCCAAAATTTCGGTTCATCTTACTTGATTCTTATGATTTAAGTATCCTTGGGAGGGATAAATCCACCCAAAAATATCGGGATTCTTTGAAGCTGCTGAAGGAGAAAAACCCCAATGAGAATCTGAACAGTCCCACAGGTATCGTACTGCCTGAGTGAAGTTAACATGCATTCCCAATATTCTGCTTCAGATGTCATTGTAGTAGAATTAATTATAATTAATGCAAGAAATGCTACTGGATAGTAAATTAGTGTGAGCTTCCTTGCTCTTGACTCAACATACCACTGGGTAAAGTTCATTGTTTCCTCTAAGTATATACTTAGAATTCCATCTCTGGGCATCAACTTCTCAATACAAGGCAAATTAGAAAGATCTTAACTCATCTTATTTTGTCCTGTGATCTACTGACCATTAGGCACAAGTCTCTTCTCGAAGTTTTAGGTCAACTTTATCATTGAGGCTCTTGTTGAACAGAGTCAGCAAAAGAGCTCCCCACATAATCTGCACAACAGATGTTTCTTACCCAGTGCTGTTCAAGTGCTCCTTAAGACAGTCTTATTTTAGGCAACTCCACGCTATCTTCCATGATGTCATGGTCTTCTGTGGGGTTTCTCCATCAATTAACCTCATGGGCTTATCAGTATTAAAGCACAAGACCGTAGAGGGTCTTTGGGGATATGCCTTGACAGACCCTCTTATGACTGGTGTGAAGGTGGAACTATTCTGCTAAACCTCAATACCTTGGTTTGGTTATGCTATGACATTTTCTAGGCCCATGCAGAGGCTGAAAGCGTAAAGTAACATTTCTCGGATAATCCCATTTCTATACTTTACAGGAGCTGTCTTCCCAGGCAGAATGAAATAATATAAATTTGTATGGTTTACAAATTTTCATTCAGAGTGTTGAGAGCACAGTTCACCAGTGAATTTACCAGTCCAGGACTGGTCTTTGTGGTGCCCCCTTGTACCTTTTAAATTGGCTAGCCTGCTTTTTCAGTTGCAGGCCAGTTGTTTCAGTGAGTGTTTTGGAGGGGAGTAGCAGAGGTGATCCTGCTGACAGGACGTAAGTTATATAGAGGTCAGGAGCTGTCTGCCAGCTAGATTTCAGCAACTGAATACTATCTGTTCTAAAGCTTCTTACATGCCAGACTTTGGGGCAACTGTAATCTAGGTGAcacctatgagcagatgggaataaggggacttcaaagtagccagagtcctttcgaaaaggagccctgtctggacgagccgcgcagcgacaagccgtgtcaattttgaagtgctgcagctgcccacatgctaatgaggcgctgaatatgtatttcagcacctcattagtaaactttgaaatggccatttcaaagtttttggctagtgtagatgtagccgtgaAGTACATTTATCAGTTTAACAGGAGACACCTTCGAGCTGTTTATTGATCAAAATGGAATCCTGTTATGCGTCTTTAAAGATGGGCGACTGACTTACCTGTAGAGCTGCTGCTTTGACTATGTCACACCAGGTTTACCCTTACCTTCCCTAGTTTTGCACAGGTGtgccaaggcagaggggcagtCTTGCCTCACACTATAAGGTTATTTTGATCCTGAAAGctgtctttttcttttgaaaaattcacACTCATGCtgttgtttcatttgcattttggaggAGCCCTTACTACTTTCCTGTAGAGGGTACTAGACAAAACTGAGGCAGTGGCAGATGGAACTCAACACATGCAAGGGGCTCATGTCCAACTGCTAGCTCAGAATGCCACTCACAAAGTTTGGCCTCTGTCCTGCTTAGTTGCTGTGAGGCAAGTGTTGGACACCTGCACGTGCGGCAATGCCAAAGCAAAATTACTAGTGAATCCCTTTCTCTCATTCACTCAAGGCAGCTGTGAATTTTTGGAGGCAGAAGGCATATAAGAGCTTCTCAGGGGAAAGGAAGCTGTTTTATCCTAAACATAAGACCTGCATAGAAAGCTGCTTCCAACCTGCTTTAGTTATTTCGTGTGCATGCTTGACCACCTGTCTTCATTACAGGACTTCCTGAACCACAATTTGTAGCGTTCAATGGAGGATTTAGCCAAGCACAGCTGGATTGGCTCAATGAGGTTCTTACATTCTGTGACACAAATCAAGAGAAAGTTGTGGTTGTAGGTAGGTCTGCTTGTTGTGTATGTGAATGAATGTGAATTGAGATCTGTGAAGGAATAAGCCACAGTGATAGCCTGATGGGATGCTGCACATACTCCAGTCTTCCTCATTCATGGGCTTTCCTACCATATCTTATAGTCGAGAGTCATTCAGTTTCTCCCTCACACGTACTTTTTCCACAACAGGAAGAGATTATGCTGGACAGGAACAAGAAAGGGATCTGCAGATTTGAGGGGATCCTAGTCGGGTGGCAGTTGGCTACTACCCTGTATTGGAAGTTGCTGTGTTAGAGCAGTCATGCTGGGattttgtgtgggtgggtgggtgggggggtgtattAGAAATTTGGGAAGGGGAAAGATCTGGTATTTGAAGGCATCTAGATCTTGGAATTCCTTGATTCAAATAGCAGGAATATTGTTCTTGGAGCCAAGTGCCCCATGTGGTAAAAGGCAATACATCAAAAGTACAGGAACAACTGAGCCGGGGAACAACAGTAGCTACAGTTGGAgtaatcttcctcctcctctccctagGCTTCAGTTGacactttgaaatagccatggcACTGTGCTGTGTGCCaagccagctgcacagccagaATAAGGGTATGGCAACCAAGCTGGCTGCACAGCAAAAACAGGTATAGTCACTGAGGACACTTCATAACTGGCACAAGAATATACCTGATTTACTCTTGGAACAGCATGACTGCACCTAGTAAAGAATCATTTTACGCTATGCGAGCTTTGTGAATAGAAATGTAAATCAGAATGTTCTTCCAGTACTGAGTGTTGCAAGACCCCTTTGGGGACTGGCATTATGTTGttcaggctatgtcttcactgcgTATTTACAGTGATGAAGATGTTCTAAACCTGTGGTGCGCAAGTTAACAGCCCACCATACCACATGTAGCCCTCCAAGTCACAaggtccagcccatgggccatctgaggcacagagcagccagtcaaTGCTTTAAATAGTTTCCTGTCCCACGTAGCTCTCTACTCCAGGCAccagaaggaagggggaaaacTTTGTTCTGTTCCTGAccccttgcaaaatatctcagctccaaCTGTCTTGTTTCcaatttctggccaatgggagctaagagattcttggtgggggtggaggctgcACATGAATCTGTCCCCTTCCCTTGGGTCTGGAACAGAGAGCTACATGAACCAGGAAGCAGTTTTGAGCAGTCTGGAGATGCAGAGAACCTGCTTTTAGAgtcctgctggccaggagctgcccaggtaagtatcccagccagagcttgccTCTGGTACTCTAGACcttccttcccccaaccctctgtctcCCCTAGCCCACATAACCTAAactctctgcccctcctgcagccatacccaatcccagatcctgcatccaatcccctgctccatgTCACAACCCCCCTAACCCTAGGTTGCAACCctacaccccagtcccctgccccaagccacaacccccttctgccctgtgtcccagtccctgccttgggtcacagcccaaaccccctGCATGCCAATTCCCTGCCCAAGTCACATTCCCTCTTGCTctaggtcacagcccaaacccttgCTCACCCTCCTGCATCTCAGTCCTCTGCCAcaggtcacaaccacctccttcacccaaattccctctcagaccccagtccctccccttaagcttccttctgcatccaatctCCATCACAGacctccacacccccaccattaatatcatggaagagtgcagcccttgccACTTTCTGAAGTCTTGGAGCACCTCTGTCCACCACAatcaaaaattgttgcccacCCTGCTCTAAAGCTTAATAGCGCCTGCCTCTGAGAGGTGATAGTTTATGTTGGTGTGAGAAGCTTTCCCATTGACATAGCACTATCTCCATTGGCACTTAGTATAACTCATATCACTCAGGTGTGGGTAATTCACAAATGTCAGTGGTGTAAATTAGACCAGTGTaatttgtaatgtagacataacttCAGTGCACAGTTTTAGTTGACTAAAGGCAGTGATCTTTTGAGAATCTGAGTATAACTCAGCTGGGATGCAGTACATAGATATATTAGAAATACATGAGGGAGTTGTCTCAGAAGTAGTatcttcataagaacataagaatggccatactgggtcagaccaaaggtccatccagcccagcatcccatctgccgacagtggccaatgccaggtgccccagagaaggagaacagaagacaatgatcaagtgatttatctcctgccatccatctcttgcccttgttctgaaggctaggggcaccatactttatccctggctaatagccatttatggacctaacctgcaaaaatttatcaagctcttttttaaaccctaatagagtcctggccttcacagcctccttgggcaaagagttccacaggttgactgtgcgctgtgtgaagaaaaatttccttttattagttttgaacctactacccatcaatttcatttggtgtcccctagttcttgtattatgggaaaaggtaaataatttttctatattcactttctccacaccattcatgattttatatacctctatcatattgcccctcaatcgcctcttctccaaactgaaaagtcccagtctctctagcctctccccatatgggacccgttccaagcccctaatcatcttagttgcccttttctgaaccttttctaatgccaatatatcttttttgaggtgaggagaccacatctgcacgcagtgctcaagacgtgggcgtaccatagttttatataggggaagtatgatatcttttgtcttatcgatcccttttttaataattcctaacatcctatttgccttactaactgccgctgcacactgcgtggatgtcttcagagaactatccactataactccaagatccctttcctgatctgtcgtagctaaatttgaccccatcatgtagtacgtgtaatttgggttattttttccaacatgcattaccttacacttacccacattaaatttcatttgccattttgctgcccaatcactcagtttgctgagatctttttgtagttcttcacaatcccttttggttttgactgtcctgaacaacttggtgtcatctgcaaacttggccacctcactgcttacctcattttctagatcattgatgaacaagttgaacaggatcggtcccagaactgacccctggggaacaccactagttaccctcctccattgtgaaaatttaccatttattcccaccctttgttttctgtcttttaaccaattcccgatccatgaaaggatctttcctcctatcccatgaccacctaatttacataaaagcctttggtgtgggaccgtgtcaaaggctttctggaaatctcaaaggctttctggaaatcaaaacaaaagtcctgtagcactttaaagactaacagcataatttattaggtgttaagCTTTCATAGgctagacccatttcttcagatctggaaaatcctgatgaacGATAACTGACAGACAATTTAAGAGaggagaaaatgaaataaaagctgacaaatcagctacacaaAAGTGGGAGCGGAGAGGGGAAGAAAGTTAGTTTCTCCGTGTCTATTAAGCGGGCTGCCTGGTATCAATACAAATATCAGAGGTGAGGAAACTCTCCTTGTAATGAGTAAGTTAATTGATATCTTTGAGTTGGAAGTgaaaagtatcaaacttgagaatgaactccaactCAGAGATCTCCCTTTCTAATCTGGTGTTagtttctttgttttagaatgcacagGTTCAAATTTTGGACATCTTACCTGCTAgagtgaaatgctcactgacaggtttatgtttattcagattcctaatgtttgatttgtgtccattctttggcgaagtgattGGCCCGTTTGTCCagtatacatagcagaggggcatggctggcacgtgatggcatatatcacattggtggaagtgCAGGAGTGGGAGCCCCCGGtcgtgtaactgatgtggttaggtcaaGTGATGGTCTATTTCCAGTTCCATATGACATTACAACTTGCATGCAAAACCGAACTTAAAGAAAGGTTTTAGGGGTTTCACTACACTCCAAGCCCTTAAGATtccagcatccataatccagcttCAGATAGAGACAATATAAAATACACTTACCTGTGGTTGTCACCAGTGATTTCTCTTACCATTATTCTGCCTTTTTCCCCCCAACTGCAGGTCACATTCCCGTTCATCCAGGTTCTACAGAGAGTACGTGCCTTGCTTGGAATTATAA
The sequence above is a segment of the Carettochelys insculpta isolate YL-2023 chromosome 20, ASM3395843v1, whole genome shotgun sequence genome. Coding sequences within it:
- the ADPRM gene encoding manganese-dependent ADP-ribose/CDP-alcohol diphosphatase isoform X3, encoding MAKSAEMRFQEPGLTVMDTTSTGRPDAFKGNSELCFSFGIIADIQYADLADGYDFWGSRRRYYRHSLHLLQSAVDEWNKEGTQLEFVLQLGDIIDGFNAQHNISESALRRVMNEFKKLSVPVHHTWGNHELYNFTRDYLMQSELNSKCLEDQHFLGSGAWGQVSPGDTAAEHYYAYHFSPVPKFRFILLDSYDLSILGRDKSTQKYRDSLKLLKEKNPNENLNSPTGLPEPQFVAFNGGFSQAQLDWLNEVLTFCDTNQEKVVVVGEETTSARSAQDVGVP
- the ADPRM gene encoding manganese-dependent ADP-ribose/CDP-alcohol diphosphatase isoform X1, which gives rise to MAKSAEMRFQEPGLTVMDTTSTGRPDAFKGNSELCFSFGIIADIQYADLADGYDFWGSRRRYYRHSLHLLQSAVDEWNKEGTQLEFVLQLGDIIDGFNAQHNISESALRRVMNEFKKLSVPVHHTWGNHELYNFTRDYLMQSELNSKCLEDQHFLGSGAWGQVSPGDTAAEHYYAYHFSPVPKFRFILLDSYDLSILGRDKSTQKYRDSLKLLKEKNPNENLNSPTGLPEPQFVAFNGGFSQAQLDWLNEVLTFCDTNQEKVVVVGHIPVHPGSTESTCLAWNYKDALSVIHSHQCVVCFLAGHLHDGHYHLDSHGVHHLTLEGVVETPPQSHAFGTIYVYNDKLVLKGRGRIPDKVMYYTK
- the ADPRM gene encoding manganese-dependent ADP-ribose/CDP-alcohol diphosphatase isoform X2, which translates into the protein MDTTSTGRPDAFKGNSELCFSFGIIADIQYADLADGYDFWGSRRRYYRHSLHLLQSAVDEWNKEGTQLEFVLQLGDIIDGFNAQHNISESALRRVMNEFKKLSVPVHHTWGNHELYNFTRDYLMQSELNSKCLEDQHFLGSGAWGQVSPGDTAAEHYYAYHFSPVPKFRFILLDSYDLSILGRDKSTQKYRDSLKLLKEKNPNENLNSPTGLPEPQFVAFNGGFSQAQLDWLNEVLTFCDTNQEKVVVVGHIPVHPGSTESTCLAWNYKDALSVIHSHQCVVCFLAGHLHDGHYHLDSHGVHHLTLEGVVETPPQSHAFGTIYVYNDKLVLKGRGRIPDKVMYYTK